The Acipenser ruthenus chromosome 27, fAciRut3.2 maternal haplotype, whole genome shotgun sequence genome includes a window with the following:
- the LOC117425547 gene encoding claudin-16-like produces the protein MGCELNLLSVICGAFAVGGTIASLYTDCWQINSKGSVMLSIRCRGLWRECVWDKFVKIWTCDIFSSYLNPHPATIVVTRSLMITSSIASVAAFLCLLLGFRHFHYCKDAMRRRQLQRLAAALYFLVGVFSTGAIIRYCVYVYYIHQYEVSLKIPGFPGFEYGYSLWTAVGATLGALSSAVISTYESCCKKIKNEDGTKEGPSQAKQTISTYV, from the exons ATGGGCTGTGAGTTGAATCTCCTGTCTGTTATTTGCGGCGCTTTTGCTGTTGGCGGCACGATTGCCTCTCTCTACACTGATTGCTGGCAG ATAAACAGCAAAGGTTCGGTGATGCTGAGTATCCGCTGTCGGGGTCTCTGGAGAGAATGTGTGTGGGACAAGTTTGTTAAAATATGGACATGCGACATTTTCAGTTCTTATCTGAACCCTCACCCAG CAACCATAGTGGTCACGAGATCTCTGATGATCACCTCCAGCATTGCGAGTGTGGCTGCATTCTTGTGCCTGCTTCTAGGATTCAGACACTTCCACTACTGTAAAGATGCGATGAGGAGGAGGCAGCTGCAGAGACTGGCTGCTGCATTGTATTTCCTAGTAG GAGTGTTTTCTACTGGTGCCATTATTAGATACTGTGTGTATGTTTACTATATTCACCAATATGAG GTGTCCCTAAAAATCCCAGGCTTCCCCGGTTTTGAATATGGTTACTCATTGTGGACAGCGGTTGGTGCAACATTAGGTGCTCTCTCGTCTGCCGTTATCTCAACCTATGAAAGCTGCTGCAAGAAGATAAAGAATGAAGACGGGACAAAGGAGGGTCCGTCTCAAGCTAAACAGACCATCAGCACATATGTTTAA